A region from the Lutra lutra chromosome 1, mLutLut1.2, whole genome shotgun sequence genome encodes:
- the LOC125087872 gene encoding translation initiation factor IF-2-like, with translation MLPVRWKRGLGLRSILGHCAVPSGLWTPKRPLGWGRKNSGAIRRFFPKARGFAAQDIHCQAGALRRAATVRVPLDGVRWTEAPRGRPCPGQGARAGRQDRSSPPSSCGPPVLRRPGSDRRRRVRPPIVPPRDSRSRSGLARGPTREPFPAVPAALALSLLESQRVSSFSPPREGTKQQKEFSSEPQKACGPGADCGRGADPEAPSTLTSEPETRSKRCPGRAQQTRWPGGLRMAHRGIPGGSQPPAPPRALCPDQPGAGGRTHLLRSRRAHLAARPVAATQRRGRLACLPAPRPFLLRPGPAPQTRTENRPRARLTRGAPRPGALRPLPFLLLRLCLRLPRLARLPRPGAESPTLPGARLNPERRCPTAQGDTPKRGPR, from the exons ATGCTGCCCGTGCGTTGGAAAAGGGGATTGGGGCTTCGCTCAATTCTGGGCCACTGTGCTGTGCCCTCAGGGCTCTGGACACCCAAGCGCCCTCTGGGCTGGGGACGGAAGAACTCTGGAGCCATAAGGCGATTCTTCCCCAAGGCCCGTGGGTTCGCCGCCCAAGACATCCACTGCCAGGCTGGTGCGCTCCGCCGCGCGGCCACCGTCCGAGTCCCGCTGGACGGCGTGCGTTGGACGGAAGCGCCCAGGGGCCGGCCTTGTCCCGGGCAGGGAGCGCGCGCCGGAAGGCAGGACCGCTCCTCCCCGCCGAGCTCCTGCGGACCCCCGGTGCTCAGGCGGCCTGGCTCGGATCGCCGCCGCCGGGTCCGGCCGCCGATAGTTCCTCCCCGGGACAGCCGGAGCCGTTCCGGCCTCGCCAGGGGGCCCACCCGGGAGCCTTTCCCCGCCGTCCCCGCCGCCCTGGCCCTATCGCTCCTGGAATCTCAGCGAGTTTCCAGTTTCTCCCCACCTCGGGAGGGAACCAAGCAGCAGAAGGAGTTCAG ctccGAGCCGCAGAAGGCATGTGGTCCAGGAGCCGACTGTGGCCGAGGGGCCGACCCCGAGGCACCCTCTACTCTGACCAGTGAGCCAGAGACTCGAAGCAAAAGGTGCCCGGGCCGCGCGCAGCAAACGCGGTGGCCGGGGGGCCTCCGAATGGCGCACCGAGGGATCCCAGGAGGGTCGCAGCCTCCAGCCCCACCGAGGGCCCTTTGCCCGGACCAGCCCGGAGCCGGTGGAAGGACGCACCTGCTGCGCTCGCGCCGCGCACACCTGGCCGCCCGTCCAGTCGCTGCCACCCAGCGCCGGGGGCGCTTGGCTTGTCTTCCGGCGCCCAGACCCTTCCTTTTGCGCCCGGGACCCGCACCCCAGACTCGCACGGAGAACCGGCCGCGCGCGCGACTTACCCGCGGGGCTCCCCGGCCGGGCGCTCTCCGCCccttgcccttcctcctcctccgcctctgCCTCCGCCTCCCCCGCCTCGCTCGTCTTCCTCGGCCCGGCGCGGAGTCCCCAACGCTCCCCGGCGCTCGCTTAAATCCCGAGAGGCGGTGTCCTACTGCCCAGGGTGACACCCCTAAACGCGGTCCCCGGTGA